TGGTTGTCGCGCTGTCGCGGGGCAGGGTTTGTTCACCGCTGAGCAGGGCGAGCAACTCATCCTGGCCATTGCCCGCGACCCCGGCGATACCGACGATTTCGCCGCCGCGCACTTGCAGGTTGATGTCGCTCAACGAGCAGCCGAAGGGATCGGGGTTGTGCCAGCTCAAGCCGTTGACCTGTAGAAAGTCCGCGCCGCCACTGACCTTCGGATATTCGCCGATCAACGCCGCCGCTTCGCCGACCATCATCTGCGCCAATTGCTGATCCGAGCATTCGGCCGGCCGGCAATGCCCGGCGACCCGCCCGCCGCGCAAAACCGTGGCGTTATGGCACAGGGCGCGCACTTCCGCGAGCTTGTGGCTGATAAACAGAATGCTGCAGCCCTCTGCGGCGAGGCGGCGCAGGGTGATGAACAGTTCGTCGGCCTCTTGTGGCGTCAGCACCGACGTCGGCTCGTCGAGGATCAGCAGGCGAATGTCCTGCATCAGGCAGCGAATGATCTCCACTCGTTGCCGCTCGCCAATCGACAGGCTGTGGACAAGTCGCTCCGGCTCCAGCGCCATGCCGTAGCGGCGCGACACTTCGCGAATTTTCGGCTCAAGCTGTTTCGGCGTACCGGCCTCGGCGCCCATTGCCAGAGCAATGTTCTGCGCGACGCTGAGGGTTTCGAACAGCGAGAAATGCTGGAACACCATGCCGATCCCCAACTGCCGGGCCTGCGCCGGGTTGCGGATATTCACCCGCTGGCCCTGCCAGAGCATTTCGCCGATATCGGCCTGGGTGACGCCATAGATGATCTTCATCAGCGTGCTTTTACCCGCGCCGTTCTCACCGAGCAGTGCGTGGATTTCTCCCGGCGCGATGCTCAGGTCGATGGCGTCATTGGCCAGACAACCGGGGTAGCGTTTGCTGATCTGGCGCAGTTGCAGGCGCGGCGT
The Pseudomonas fluorescens genome window above contains:
- a CDS encoding ABC transporter ATP-binding protein; this encodes MPSPDSTPRLQLRQISKRYPGCLANDAIDLSIAPGEIHALLGENGAGKSTLMKIIYGVTQADIGEMLWQGQRVNIRNPAQARQLGIGMVFQHFSLFETLSVAQNIALAMGAEAGTPKQLEPKIREVSRRYGMALEPERLVHSLSIGERQRVEIIRCLMQDIRLLILDEPTSVLTPQEADELFITLRRLAAEGCSILFISHKLAEVRALCHNATVLRGGRVAGHCRPAECSDQQLAQMMVGEAAALIGEYPKVSGGADFLQVNGLSWHNPDPFGCSLSDINLQVRGGEIVGIAGVAGNGQDELLALLSGEQTLPRDSATTICFAGQAVADLRPDARRQLGLAFVPAERLGHGAVPELSLADNALLTAFQQGLVRNGLIERSKVEALAQQIIQRFGVKTPGTHAAARSLSGGNLQKFILGREILQQPKLLIAAHPTWGVDVGAAATIHRALIALRDAGAAILVISEDLDELFQISDRLGALCAGRLSPLQNTTDTLLSDVGSWMAGHINPTHSSATA